In Pirellula sp. SH-Sr6A, the DNA window TCGTCCAGAGGCACAGCATGACGTATTGGGTTTGCGAGATATCACCCGAGCCAGCGGTTTTGTAAGGGCTCTCGATCATGTAGCCAAATCCGCCGTTGGGGCGTTGCACTCCGATTAAAACGTCGCGGATGGTTTTGATTTCCGCGCTGTACATCGCAGGGTCGACCGAGGTGAGGAGCATTCCCGCGACAGGGACCGAATACATCGAATCGTGCCCCCACTGAAACGAATTGCCGGACATGCTCCGCGCGATCTCGACAGCTTGCTGCAGCCCCGCCTTGATGCGTGGGTGGTCCGGAGTGGCCTCTGGGTCGGCTTTGTAAATGGCCAAAGCGGCCAGCATCGTTCCTCCTTCGCCGTAGGAGGAAGGAGCCGTTTTAGAAAGGTAATCCAGCCCCCGCTTGACCATCTCGAGCACGACTGGGTGCTGCGGATCGTATTTCTGAGCGAGGGCGGGCGAGCGGCCGCCGACTGCGAGCCAGCCGAAAAGAACAATGCAAGCGAACACGTGGAGGGATAAACGATCCCGGCGTCGGAACAATTCAAGAGCCACGCGCGTCTCCGGACAAGTGAAAAGGGGGGGATAAGCGTCGAAAGGACCGTTACGACTATGCGTAAAGATTACCTCCCGCGGCACTTCTTGACAAACATAGGGAGGGTGAATTGACAAAGTAGGTTTTTGCCCATACATTCCCTTCACAGACGCGGGCAGTGCCTCCCTTTGGGTTGATTTTTTGCCCTTGTCCGTTGGTCAGGTAGCTCAGTAGGTAGAGCAATGGACTGAAAATCCATGTGTCGCCGGTTCGATCCCGGCCCTGACCACTGTAATCAGTGGATTTACCGACGCAACTTTTGCAGGAACGTGAGTTGCGTTAGGGCAACTAGTCACTATGTGACTACGGAGGGGAAGCCTTGAGTGACTCGCTCGATTTTGCAATTCTTCAACTGGCTAGAGGCTGCTGTCCAATTTCATCAGATGAAATATGCGTCCGCTCCGCTGATGCTGAAACTATTCGTCACCGCTGTCGAGTTCTTGCAAAAAGTGGATTCCTCAGGGTACAGCCTTTCTCTCTCTCAATCGATGAAGATACGCCCTCGGCTCTTCAAGTTCTTGAGATAACCGATGCTGGCGTAGAGCGACTTGAAGCATTAGCAAATTCCATTCGCACTCGTTTTGATTCCTGTCACAACACTATTCGCAATCACATTCTTTGCGGTAAGCAATTCAAATCGAATGCCGATTTTGAGAAAGCTTTTGCCAAGTTGTACAAGGCTGCCGGCAATTCGGAACGTGTGTTAGTTGAGTCCATTTCAGAAGAGTATCGGAGCGGACGGCTATCTGATGTCGAACATCACCGCTTGTCGGACTTCGTCCGTGGTATCAGCCACTATGTGGATGTCACAGATTTGCGTTCGTTCCTACCTGAAGACGTCTGATGGCCGCCGATTACTCGACTTTGAATGGGCATCCAGAACATGGTTCGAATGGAATTCGAAATGTTGAACTCTATTTGCCTAACGGTTCTTGAGACAGTATTCTCAGAGGGATGATCGATATGCCAACTGTTACGAGCCTAAGCGAGTTAGACGCAATTCGCGACGAAGTGAAGGCGTTTCTCTCTTCGAATGGTGAAACCGTCACCTCGCTTGCGATGAGGGCAGACGTGCCACGGGACTTTCTTTCGCGGTTTGTGAATGATAGTTACAAGCATTCTCCGAGCTTCGAATATGTCAGCCGCTTGGTTCATGCGTGCGGAAAACGAATTAGGATCGACGATTAAAAATTGTGGGGAAATTCCCACAAAACTCACCGGACCCAGTTGACTCCATGTGGGGAATACTCCACACTCTAGCCCGCTGAACCTGATTCAGCGGGCTTTGTTCGTTTCTGGGCCGCGCGGTCCGCGATCTTTGCCTCATCGCCTTCGACGTACTGGGCGCGTCAACGCGATTTCTGAATCAGGCCAAGCCCCGATGACTCCAATTCACATCGGGTAGCCGCCTTAGCTCTGTCGGTCGAGCAGTCCCTTTCCTCCTACTGGGACCGGCGCGGGTTCGACTCCCGCAGGTGGCTTGGTTTCGATTTCCATTGTCGAAGATTCAGAATGCTCACCAAACCAGCGACATCCGGACTGAAAGCGTTTCGAGAGGCAATGCGTTCTGCAGACGCACCGAGGCCTTCGCGAGCGAAGCATCGCTCGCGTTCGAGCGAGTCCATAAGCGTTGTCGCTGAAAGAGGCTCATCGGTCCAGGTTTGCTCCATGAATCAAAAGACTATCGGACTTCGGGTGCCGTTTGGTGCGATGGGATTCCGTCTCGTCGAAGTTTCGCTGCCGTAGCTCAGATGGAAGAGCGTCCCCATTCTTTGCCGCGCCACGGCCGAAGCGGGGAAGGTCGCAGGTTCGAATCCTGCCGGTGGTTTGCTCTCAACACGCCTAGCGAGATTTCGGGCGTGACTAGCGAAAGCGTGTTGAGGGCTTAACTCCTAGTTGCACCGAGTGCAACTTGCAACCTGCATCGCCAGTTCGCAAGGACTGGCGATGCAGGATTTTCAGAGTCCCCAACATGGAGGAGGCGTCATGCTATCCCTTAGACGCAGGGTGGGTCAGTCGATCATCTTGGTCGCTGACGAAATCCGAATCAACCTCAGGTTGATCTGCAGGAACGGCGATGCGGTTCTGCTGCAAATCAGTGCTGTAGATGACTCGGCCGTTGGAGAAGGAGAAATCGCTGCGGTCGTGAGGAGGGTCCGCAAAGAAAACTTTCTCCTGAAGATCGGAAAGATTGATGTGACGATTTGGGTCGTCAATTTCAATGACCAGGGAGTTCTTCTTAGCTTCGATGCTCCTCCCGAAGTTGTTATCTATCTTCGCGAACTCACGCGATCCGTCGCGGCAGGAGGCAGCAATGGAAGCTCCTCGTGACACCACACAGTCCCAAGCTCGCTGGAGATGGATGCTTCGCTCCGACATCGAGGCAGTCGCGAGAATTGAACGTAAGGCGTTTCGTTTTTCAAAACATCCTTCGTTCCAACCATATTCGCTGCAGCAGATCACCAGATTGCTCGGAGAGGGGCATGTCTCCGGATGCGTGCTTTGTCAGGATGGCTGCGTCGTAGCCTATTCGATTCTGGGACACTCCAGGGACTACATCGCCATCTACCGAATCGCAGTCGATCCTGACCATCAGCGAAGCGGTCTGGGAACTCGACTTATCCAAGGGGTCAAGCGATCCGTGGAGGCCTGCAAACGCAGCAAGATCCTGGCTGCAGTTCCCGATGATTTGGTCCGAACGCAAATCTTTTTCCGTTCGATGGGATTCAAGGCGCTGCATCCGAATGGAAGCGACCTTTATCGATTCGTATGGCTGAATCCACCCTCTCGCATGGAAACGGAGGCATTTCATGCAATCATCAAGAACGCGTATTAAGGTCGCGATCGAACCGCCGATTCCGATGGCTTTCGCTGTCGAACGAGTGTCCAAATCATGGCTCATGGAAATCGGTGGTTCGTTGGGCTCCGACCGATGGAACGGTTTTCAATACATCGATTTTGGGATCAAGGAGACGGATGAAGCGTTTTTGTGGCTCCGTTGCGTTCTTAGTCATCCCCTGGAGTTTCATGTTCTTACAAGCCGTAAGACTTTCCCGATGCCCAGCGGTCTAGCGCTCGGCGGCCGAAAGTATCGAACACGTCGCGACGTCATCGAGCTCTTGAAAGCCCTCGGTGCGAAGGTGAAGCCATGAAGCGTATCGCAGACGTTCAAAAACAATTGATCTCGGCGAGCGATGTCCTCTTGGTTGCGAGACTCAAGCGGGGAGATCTCGTTTCAATATCGGTCTCTGGCTGCTCGAAGTCGCTCACGAGAGTAAACGTTGATCCCGACGCGTTCTTGAGATTGCTGAAGACGCTGGCGGTTGATGTGCGAAAGGTTCACGTGGAGCACGAGAACGATTTCGTCTACGCGAATTTCGAATCCAAAGGGTTCCTTTGGGCGACGTGTGCCTGGAGCAAATCCAATTTCAATCGTGCTGCCTGGGAAACGCTCTCTAACGGCGTGGGCGCCCTTCTCGAGACGCAGCAGGCCAAGCTCGTCGATCGTCGCAATCTAGCTCGGCTGCCGGCACCGGAGGTAATCGATGTTTTGCCGTGACCAACGACATCAAATCATCTTTCGCCACTACTGCGGTCCTCGCGAGGGTAGACAAGACACGTTGAGCTTGGGTCGATTCCGTCTCAGCGATCGCGAATGGTCGGGCATGAAGCGACATGTGGAGCGGATACTCGAGGCACAGCGATCGGAGGCTCCGATACCTCGATCTACCGCGGATTGGCTCAAATCGATTCCGCGGAAACAGTTCGAGTATTTGCAATCGCGCCTTCTCGAGAAGCAATCGAATGGGTGCGAACCGGCTCAGCTTGCGCTAGCGGAATGGATCGACGAATACGAAGCAGCTCGGCAGGAGATGAACACGAGCGTCGCAACGGACGAAGCTGTGCTTCGCGACGTTCGCAAGCTGCTTCGCTGCGGCAACGACGTGAGTCGCATCGATGAGGGGTGTCTCTCCGATCTTATCGTCGACCTCGGTGAAGAGCATCACTATGTCGAGAACACACTCGCTCGGCACGCGAAGCATTGGAACTTGTTCTTCGAATGGCTACGAACACGAAATCCGGACACGCTCGGCACAAATCCATGTGATGCACTGAATCGATCGATTGCCCCTCGCGAGAAAGATACCGTTCAATGGGAATGGATTGACCAATTGGTCGCGTCCTGCCGCACGACGGAGGAACGATACTGGCTGAGGTTTGTTCAATGGACCGGCTGCAGGCTGCGCGAGGGGCTGACCCTGCGTGCGTGTGATGTCGAGTTGAATCGCAACCGAATCCTCCTGCAGGAGAGCAAGAACAACCGCGTTCGCATCAACCCGATCTACCCTGCAATTCGCGAGTATCTGCCCGATCTGCTCCGAGGGCTGGGCCCAGGCGATCGGGTGCTCTCGAGGATCACCGAGAACAACTGCTACGAATGGCTCTACGAATTACAAGATCGCGTGGGTGTCCCCAGATGGAAGCCTCCATATAACGCGTTTCGAGCGACTCGTGCGAACCAACTTGCTGCGGATCCGACCATCACCGAGCATCAGGCTGGATTGCTCCTCGGGCATTCTCCGGCCGTCGCTCGTCGAAACTACTTGTCGATCGACGATTCGCTACTCGAGAGGTTAGCGTCATGAGCAAGACCCCGCGACAGAGAGCATTCGAGCGAGAGGATTCTGGCTGGCAGCCGGCGCTCGGAACGGTTGTGTTCGTGCGATCGAGGCAACGTCATCTTTCGCGAGTGTGCGGCAGAGGAACGGTAACAAACCAAAGTCTACTGATACGCGACTGTGTTGAGGTAACGATCAAGTCCGGAACGAGGGTTCGGACTGAAATCTGGTGTGTTGATGATCTACGCCCGGCGATGAGTCCGGGAGAGAAAATTTCTGGAGGTAACGAATAACATGTCCACAATCACTTCCGACCGAATGGATCCACATCGGGTCGAGATCTATCTTTCCGCGCTGACGCACTCAGAGCTCAGCAAGCGAGCTCTATCTCCCGTGGAGTCGCGATTCATCGCACGAATGCGATCGCAGCATCCGGATCATTGCCGACGACTCGACCGACAGGTGCAACGAGACTTAAAACGACGAAAGGTATCGCAGTCATGGTAGCGATGGATCTCCCGAAGGAGGACTCACTCGACCAAAGGTTTGCTTTACTAAAACGAGCTTCCGTGGTCGTTCTTACGGTTGGAGCGGGAGATGACATCTCCACTACCACCGCAATTCAGCTGGGGGCAGCTGTGGCCTACGACAAGCCGATCGTCGCAATCGTTGATCAGGGCGTCAAGATGCCAGCGAAGCTAGCCAAGCTGGTCGATGTAACGATTTACCGTGGGGACAATCCGCAGAAGTTGGCGGAAGCAATTACCACGGCCGTACTCGCGTTATGCAAAGGAAATGCAAATGAAGAATGCTAGATGCCAGACCATGGAGTCAATCTACTCGATTCTAAAAGAGATAACCTTCCGAAATCGGCAATTTAAGGTCCGCAAGAGAGGCGAAGGATTTCTGATGGAAGTCTGCCTCACTGCGATCGATCCGAAAATAGCCGAACCTCCGGAACGTTTCGGGCGCAAGTGGTATGTCTCGAAGTTCTCGACCAAAAGCGAAATTGTTCAGACGGCTTTGAAGGCTGTTTTGCATGCGATCGAGCACGATGCGAGAGAACAATTTAGATACCGAGGAGAAGCTATCTTTTCGTCTCAATTCGATGTCGACTAGCTAGTCGACGTAACGAACTAACGTTGCGATTATCCCACCAAGCTGGCCTAAGCAATTCGATCGGCCGTGCTCGCGCTACGCAAAGGAAACATAAACGATGCGAATCAAAATTCACAAATGGCATACCATAGAGTCACTCAAGATGGTTCTCAAAGAGGTGGCTTTCAAGGACTGGAAGTTCCGGGTTTGGCAGGTAGGCCAATCATTTCTAATACAAGTCTGCTTCGAGGCGATCGATTCGAAGACTTCCATTCCTGACACGCAGTTTGGACGCAAGTGGTTCATCGATAGGTATGCCACCAAGAGCGAAATCGTACAAACTGCTTTCAACGCGGTATTGACTGCACTCGAACACGAGGCAAGGGAGGATTTCAAGTATCGCGGTGCGAGAATCTTTGCCCCGCATTTCGACGTGGATTCACTCGTGCATGGCTGCATTGAGCTGGACGTTAGAACGCCGCCCGGAGTGACGGCCTAGCAGCTTTCTGCACGCGCGAACAAGAAAGGAAGCATCCGGAATGATCGATGAACGAGTCAATCGAATTGCCCACGTGCTCTGGGCAGCCAACACCGCTCCTATGTTGCGCATGGAGTTCTATTGCATCAAATCGATGCTTTGCCATCGCTTCGGCATCGAAGATGGATACGACGTGCAACGCATCGATCACGAATGTTGGACGTGTGGAGGCGATGGCATATTTCATGGGTTTGACGCCGTCGTCGCCGATGAATGCTGGAAGTGCTGCGGCACTGGAGTATACAGCTCACTATTCGTCGAACTGAAGCGATGGAAGCTAGGAAAACATGTGTTTCACGAGCCAATACGGCGACTCTCTAGAATCGAAGTACAGCCTCGCAATATCAACATTCGAGGTAAGGTTCAGCATGCAAGATGCTCCTGGACACAATCTGCCAATGTGGCGATAGGCCGATTATTCGATCGGTCGTACTACTGGAACTGCATGGGCACATTGCCCGATCAACGCTTTGGATTGGCTCTCCGCCAATGTGAAGCACTCTGCAGATGGATATTCGGTGAAGATTGGAACCGAATGTATGTCAACGTCCCCGCAGCCATGACATGGCTTGAAGAGAGGGAGGTGATCATGAGCCCCTAGCGATCGATTTTCGCGACGATCAATCCGAATGAGCATTCCTCGCGTGTTCGAAAACGCCTGAGTGAGATCGCGGACTGTTCGGACAATTCGACTTCGGTGAACAACGGTGTTCGCAAAAACTGAGCTTCGGCTTGGACCGTTCGTTGTGCGCCACTGACTCAGGGATCTGTGATCTTTGAGACCGCTAGAGGCACGTCTCCACGTGCCGAGCATGCTACATCAAAAGTACTGTAAACCATAGTCTCAGTAGGACTATTGTTTCCAAGGATTAAGCGTTGCAAAAGTGCCGTTTTACAACGCGAGTTACAACACACCATCCCGACATGATGCCGGAGGTACAAACGATGAAACGAGCAAATCAGGAGCCGGACTACTCGCTCTTTGATCATCAATTTGGGAAAGCGCAGGACGAAGCTGCAAAACTGAGCGCAAGGCGGAAACTGCTCAGAATGACTGAGGACGCATTGCGGTATCACAGGATCGGATTGAACACCGTTGCGGGAAAGATTCTGCGATTGGTAGCCAAAGTGGCTGGGCTGGAATCCCTCCATCGTTCGCGAGAAGAATTGGCGACTGACGAAGATGTACTTTGCGAGAAGTCCTCGATACCGGCCGCTGTCCGTACCCTTCGCGATTTAGGTTTGCTCCGTAGGGGCATAACAACCGATGGTGGTTTGATTACAGGATTGACCATCCAGGTGAACTTCGATGAGATCCATTCCGCGAGCGAGAAATGGAACAAGTCGCATCCCCAAGTTTCCGAGGTTTGGGAGGCTCGCGCTACGGGTGGCGCCACCGGTAGCGCTACGGGTAGCGCTACGGTATCAACACCCGTATCAACACCCGTAGCGCCGACGGCAGACACTATATATCCCTCTATCCCTAATTCCCCCTCCTCCCCTGGGAGCTTCGAGGAGGTGGAGGTGGAACTTACAAAACTCGATATCGGACAGGCGAAGCAGGCTGTCGAATCAGCGCGACAACGAGGGTGCGATCCGAATCATATTCAAGCGTTGATCGAGCACTACCACAAGCTTCTAAAAGAGAACCCTCGTCGCTGGGATAGCCCGCTGTATGCTTTGTTCGCTCGGGTCTCTGCTGCTTCGCCAAAGATTCCCATCGAGCGTGGTTGGCTGTCAGCTCGACACAATCCACAGGACACCAGCCAGGCTTACCGCAAAGCCGCTCGGGAAGATCTACGATCAAAGATTCAAGTGGCTCCCGAACAACGAGCCACCGGCTTCAACGATGAAGAACGCCAACTGATCGCGAGCTTTGGCCGTCGAACCCGCGACGCGCCCAGCTAAGTACTCCACATTTCGTCTCATCAAAAAAGGGCCGTGAGACTTCACCTCACGACCCCATGGCATCCCCGAAAGGACAATTGAACTATGGCATCCACAACAGCAAAACGCAAGACAACCAAGCCGATCAAAAACAAAAGCACCGAACCAAAGTGGGAGGAAGTTTCCGGATCCGAACAGCTGCGCGAGCTCGCCCATGCGAATGAAATCCACGACATACCGTTGTCGAAGATCCGGCCGCACGCGAACAACCGCAAGCTTTGGAATGACAACTCGATCGACGAGCTCGCCGAGTCGATCCACGAGCTCGGACAGCTGGAGCCAGCGACCGTGCGAGCTACGAATGATTCAAAGTACCCCTACGAACTGTTAAGTGGCGAGCGACGATTTCGAGCGTTGGGAAAGCTTGGCAAAACATCAATCAGAGCGACGATCGTTTCCGAGGAAACGCCGGACGCCTTGGTACGCATGGCAGCCGCAAACAGCAACCGGCGTGATCTCGATCCTATTGAACGGGCAGAGCTCATCGTCCTGCTCATGCAACCCATCGAACAAGGCGGCTCCGGACTCAATAGACTTGCCGCCGGCAAGGCCGTCGGGTTTCAAAGTGAGAGCGGAACGAAGAACGCACTCCGTATGCTTCGGCTTCCAAAGTCGATTCGTGATATGGTCAAGAACGGAAAGCTAAGTGAACGAGCTGCCAGGAAGTTGATTCCGTTCGTCGACCATGACGAATTCATGAGCGAGATCGAGTCTGAGTTACGGGACGACGATTCAAGGGCTGATCTCATCGCAGAAGAGGGATGGCCCTATTGGCTCGAGCGACTGTTCGATCAACACACACGACCTATGGACGAGCGCGAAAGATCGACGGGGAA includes these proteins:
- a CDS encoding GNAT family N-acetyltransferase, with amino-acid sequence MEAPRDTTQSQARWRWMLRSDIEAVARIERKAFRFSKHPSFQPYSLQQITRLLGEGHVSGCVLCQDGCVVAYSILGHSRDYIAIYRIAVDPDHQRSGLGTRLIQGVKRSVEACKRSKILAAVPDDLVRTQIFFRSMGFKALHPNGSDLYRFVWLNPPSRMETEAFHAIIKNAY
- a CDS encoding helix-turn-helix transcriptional regulator; its protein translation is MPTVTSLSELDAIRDEVKAFLSSNGETVTSLAMRADVPRDFLSRFVNDSYKHSPSFEYVSRLVHACGKRIRIDD
- a CDS encoding tyrosine-type recombinase/integrase, whose translation is MFCRDQRHQIIFRHYCGPREGRQDTLSLGRFRLSDREWSGMKRHVERILEAQRSEAPIPRSTADWLKSIPRKQFEYLQSRLLEKQSNGCEPAQLALAEWIDEYEAARQEMNTSVATDEAVLRDVRKLLRCGNDVSRIDEGCLSDLIVDLGEEHHYVENTLARHAKHWNLFFEWLRTRNPDTLGTNPCDALNRSIAPREKDTVQWEWIDQLVASCRTTEERYWLRFVQWTGCRLREGLTLRACDVELNRNRILLQESKNNRVRINPIYPAIREYLPDLLRGLGPGDRVLSRITENNCYEWLYELQDRVGVPRWKPPYNAFRATRANQLAADPTITEHQAGLLLGHSPAVARRNYLSIDDSLLERLAS